A part of Streptomyces sp. NBC_01235 genomic DNA contains:
- a CDS encoding fatty acyl-AMP ligase: protein MDTPRPPLAPVHRNLPEYVRHWAETAPDRRAFTFVDHPAPHVRGVHRTLTWRRLDLRVRALAARLAEEAAPGARVALLCPQGSEYVTAFLATLAAGLVAVPLYPPGLPGHGDRLSAVLADARPAAVVTTSRALDEVREFCAGAAMTIAAADQVPDAAAEDWRPVVPDDTAVAYLQYTSGSTRTPAGVEITHANVVANARQALTAYGADDRPITCVGWLPLYHDMGLVLSVAAPVTRGLLSVLMDPVAFLHEPVRWLRLLAAHPRAVSAAPNFAYDYCASAVTGAQKEGLRLDGVAALINGSEPVRPGTADAFHAAFAAQGLAPDTHCPSYGLAEATVFVSAARPWEPLRRFALDRDALATGKALPARPDDATAVLLAGCGTPAGQQVRIADPVSRAALSEGEVGEIWVRGPNVGRGYRNQDRLTERVFGAAFADAAGDTADDAHGSGGWLRTGDLGTVLDGQLIVTGRLKDLIVVDGRNHYPQDVEATVQEAHPAVRRDRLAAFAVAGPEGERVAVVAEHVRSTGLAGIDVPALVRAVRAAVSARHGLRLADVVLVEPGTVPRTSSGKVSRSLTRERYLAGAYAAGTAE, encoded by the coding sequence ATGGACACCCCCCGCCCCCCGCTCGCGCCCGTGCACCGGAACCTGCCGGAGTACGTGCGGCACTGGGCCGAGACCGCCCCCGACCGCCGGGCGTTCACCTTCGTCGACCATCCCGCTCCGCACGTGCGGGGCGTCCACCGCACCCTGACCTGGCGCCGCCTGGACCTGCGCGTACGGGCTCTGGCCGCCCGCCTCGCCGAGGAGGCCGCGCCCGGAGCGCGGGTCGCGCTGCTGTGCCCGCAGGGCAGCGAGTACGTCACCGCGTTCCTCGCGACGCTCGCCGCCGGGCTGGTCGCCGTGCCGCTGTATCCGCCCGGTCTGCCCGGGCACGGCGACCGTCTCTCCGCTGTTCTCGCCGACGCGCGTCCGGCCGCCGTCGTGACGACGAGCCGCGCCCTCGACGAGGTGCGGGAGTTCTGCGCGGGCGCCGCGATGACGATCGCCGCCGCCGACCAGGTGCCCGACGCCGCCGCCGAGGACTGGCGGCCGGTCGTGCCGGACGACACCGCGGTCGCCTACCTCCAGTACACCTCCGGTTCGACCCGCACCCCGGCGGGCGTGGAGATCACCCACGCCAACGTCGTCGCCAACGCCCGTCAGGCACTGACCGCCTACGGTGCCGACGACCGTCCCATCACGTGTGTGGGCTGGTTGCCGCTGTACCACGACATGGGGCTCGTGCTGAGTGTCGCCGCACCGGTGACGCGGGGTCTGCTGTCGGTGCTCATGGACCCGGTCGCGTTCCTGCACGAGCCCGTGCGCTGGCTGCGGCTGCTCGCCGCGCATCCGCGCGCGGTGAGCGCCGCGCCCAACTTCGCCTACGACTACTGCGCCTCGGCCGTGACCGGCGCGCAGAAGGAGGGCCTGCGGCTGGACGGTGTCGCCGCGCTGATCAACGGCAGCGAGCCCGTCCGCCCCGGCACGGCCGACGCCTTCCACGCCGCCTTCGCCGCCCAGGGACTCGCACCGGACACCCACTGTCCGTCGTACGGGCTCGCCGAAGCCACCGTGTTCGTCAGTGCCGCCCGGCCCTGGGAGCCGTTGCGCCGGTTCGCGCTCGACCGCGACGCCCTGGCCACCGGGAAGGCCCTGCCCGCCCGGCCCGACGATGCCACGGCCGTGCTGCTCGCGGGCTGCGGTACCCCGGCCGGCCAGCAGGTCCGCATCGCCGATCCCGTGTCCCGCGCCGCGTTGTCCGAGGGGGAGGTGGGTGAGATCTGGGTGCGGGGCCCCAACGTCGGGCGCGGCTACCGGAACCAGGACCGGCTGACGGAGCGCGTCTTCGGTGCCGCGTTCGCCGACGCGGCCGGCGACACGGCGGACGACGCGCACGGCTCGGGCGGCTGGCTGCGCACCGGTGACCTCGGGACGGTCCTGGACGGCCAGTTGATCGTCACCGGCCGGCTGAAGGACCTCATCGTCGTCGACGGCCGCAACCACTATCCGCAGGACGTGGAGGCGACGGTCCAGGAGGCGCATCCGGCCGTGCGGCGCGACCGGCTCGCCGCCTTCGCCGTGGCGGGACCCGAGGGTGAACGCGTGGCCGTCGTGGCGGAGCACGTACGGAGCACGGGCCTCGCCGGGATCGACGTACCGGCGCTGGTGCGCGCGGTACGGGCGGCCGTGTCCGCCCGGCACGGGCTGCGGCTCGCCGACGTCGTCCTCGTGGAGCCGGGCACCGTGCCCCGTACGTCCAGCGGCAAGGTGTCGCGGTCGCTGACCCGCGAGCGGTATCTGGCGGGCGCCTATGCGGCGGGGACGGCCGAATGA
- a CDS encoding type I polyketide synthase: MSAVDEGALRRLIAGRVASWNGTPAADVPMDRPLADLGMSSRDAVVLAGELSGATGRELPATLLWEASTGDALVAHLCAGTATQADPPAVLPAVPGLPGEPVAVIGVGCRLPGGVHGPGDYWRLLSEGVDAIRRVPQDRWRDFTAFPPADAPLYGGYLDDIAGFDADFFRITPREAAVMDPQQRILLEVVHETLDHAAVPAASLAGTATGVFVGVSAPEYGALTGADPAAVDPWAPAGGALSVTAGRLAYVLDTRGPSMAVDTACSSSLVAVHHACVSLRTGEVDTAIAAGVNVLLSPAVTVAFRRAGALAPDGRCKPFSAAADGIGRGEGCAAVLLKRVSDAERDGDRVLAVVRATAVNSDGRSGGLLAPNPAAQRALLTTAYARAGLDPAHIDLVEAHGTGTPLGDPIEAGALGAVLGAGRDADQPLLLGSVKGNLGHLESAAGIAGLVKTVLALHHDRVPPSLHCAEGSALDDIRLRVVSEPEPWPRYGGTATAGVSGFGFGGTNAHAVLEEWRPGGPPPQAPAEEPAARLHLLSDLDTARVRDTAARLAEWLRTPEGSAARPADVARTLAGRAGRGRVRAAVAARDRHELADALAALAQGRPHPQVVTDDRGLAGRGPVWVFSGYGSQWAGMGRRLLAEEPVFAAAVEKLDAQLAPECGLSLYDCLACGAALDRVEVAQPVLFGTQLALAELWRAQGVEPAAVIGHSLGEVAAAVCAGALDVSDAARVVAVRARLLGGLRGGAMAVVDLEDDELDALEREFPDVQVAVHSSPVQKVVTGEEPAVARLVRRLERQGRAARAMRVVGAGHSPQVDPLLPELTEALAEVRGGRPRVPVYSTVLDDPRGDGVFDAAHWAANLRRPVRLDRAVAAAAADGHTAFVEISPHPVLTRAVTDTAPGSLVLGTLRRDADDRTAFLTRVGALYAAGGRLPLPSGRVIDLPAPRWRHGRHWWTDGRPTAVAVPASVPAAVPAAVPAAVPAAVPAGEGETPQDVSAFARLRHAITAVTGHPAARILPTTTLADLGLDSLMAVRIRTALEREFGIELPLRELLGAGTVGKVADHIRRALAPREADSPLRPLRAGGSRAPLFLLHAAGGTTDVYGALTGRLGDDRPVYGLERIEEARTVTAKARRYAEAITAVHPDGPCLLGGWSFGGFVAQETARQLTAAGRDVELVVLLDSVRPLPRPGVTPADRIRAHFRGFAQHVADAYGVRLELPYDELVAMDDDGDRIDAVLRALREAADVPAAALEHQRTSYLDLRIGEAHRPGPYDGRVVLYRATGPAPHTVRDPAYERDDEALGWDEVCPCLTVVRVAGHHLSLLDPPHVDEIAAHLRHALAEQSR, from the coding sequence ATGAGCGCCGTCGACGAAGGAGCGCTGCGCCGGCTGATCGCCGGACGGGTGGCCTCCTGGAACGGCACGCCTGCGGCGGACGTCCCCATGGACCGGCCGCTGGCGGACCTCGGCATGTCCTCGCGGGACGCGGTGGTCCTGGCCGGGGAGCTCTCCGGGGCCACGGGTCGTGAGCTGCCCGCGACACTGCTGTGGGAGGCGTCCACCGGCGACGCCCTGGTGGCGCACCTGTGCGCCGGCACGGCGACACAGGCCGATCCCCCGGCCGTGCTCCCGGCCGTTCCGGGGCTGCCCGGTGAGCCCGTCGCGGTCATCGGGGTCGGCTGCCGACTGCCGGGGGGTGTGCACGGTCCAGGCGACTACTGGCGGCTGCTGAGCGAGGGCGTCGACGCGATCCGGCGGGTTCCGCAGGACCGGTGGCGTGACTTCACCGCCTTCCCTCCCGCCGACGCTCCCCTGTACGGCGGCTACCTCGACGACATCGCCGGGTTCGACGCGGACTTCTTCCGGATCACACCGCGCGAGGCCGCGGTGATGGACCCGCAGCAGCGGATCCTGCTGGAGGTCGTCCACGAGACCCTCGACCACGCGGCCGTCCCCGCCGCGTCCCTCGCCGGCACCGCCACCGGCGTCTTCGTCGGCGTCTCCGCCCCGGAGTACGGCGCTCTGACCGGCGCGGACCCCGCCGCCGTCGACCCCTGGGCGCCGGCCGGCGGGGCGTTGAGCGTGACCGCGGGGCGGCTGGCGTACGTGCTGGACACGCGGGGGCCGAGCATGGCCGTCGACACCGCCTGTTCGTCCTCGCTGGTCGCCGTGCACCACGCCTGCGTCAGTCTGCGCACGGGCGAGGTCGACACGGCGATCGCCGCCGGCGTCAACGTGCTGCTCTCCCCCGCAGTCACCGTCGCGTTCCGGCGAGCCGGTGCCCTCGCCCCGGACGGACGGTGCAAGCCGTTCTCCGCGGCGGCCGACGGCATCGGGCGCGGCGAGGGCTGCGCGGCCGTGCTGCTGAAGCGGGTGTCCGACGCCGAGCGGGACGGCGACCGCGTCCTCGCCGTCGTCCGGGCCACGGCCGTCAACTCCGACGGCCGCTCGGGCGGGCTCCTGGCACCCAACCCGGCGGCCCAGCGAGCCCTGTTGACCACGGCCTACGCGCGGGCCGGGCTCGATCCGGCGCACATCGACCTCGTCGAGGCGCACGGCACCGGTACCCCGCTCGGCGACCCGATCGAGGCGGGCGCCCTCGGCGCCGTGCTCGGTGCGGGCCGCGACGCCGACCAGCCGCTGCTCCTCGGCTCCGTCAAGGGCAACCTCGGCCACCTGGAGTCCGCCGCGGGCATCGCCGGGCTGGTGAAGACGGTGCTCGCGCTGCACCACGACCGCGTTCCGCCGTCCCTGCACTGCGCGGAGGGCAGCGCCCTGGACGACATACGGCTGCGGGTGGTGAGCGAGCCGGAGCCGTGGCCGCGCTACGGCGGCACGGCCACCGCCGGGGTCTCCGGATTCGGCTTCGGCGGCACCAACGCCCATGCGGTGCTGGAGGAATGGCGACCGGGCGGCCCGCCGCCCCAGGCTCCGGCCGAGGAGCCGGCCGCCCGTCTCCATCTCCTCTCCGACCTCGACACCGCACGCGTCCGGGACACCGCGGCCCGGCTGGCCGAGTGGCTCCGTACGCCCGAGGGGAGTGCCGCGCGCCCCGCAGACGTGGCGCGCACGCTCGCGGGGCGGGCCGGGCGCGGCCGCGTGCGGGCCGCCGTCGCCGCCCGCGACCGTCACGAACTCGCCGACGCCCTGGCCGCGTTGGCGCAGGGGCGGCCCCACCCCCAGGTCGTCACCGACGACCGCGGGCTCGCCGGGCGGGGGCCGGTGTGGGTCTTCTCGGGGTACGGCAGCCAGTGGGCCGGCATGGGGCGTCGTCTGCTGGCCGAGGAGCCCGTCTTCGCCGCGGCAGTGGAGAAGCTCGACGCCCAGCTGGCCCCGGAGTGCGGTCTGTCCTTGTACGACTGTCTGGCCTGCGGTGCGGCCCTCGATCGCGTGGAGGTCGCCCAACCAGTGCTGTTCGGCACTCAGTTGGCGCTCGCCGAGCTGTGGCGCGCCCAGGGGGTCGAGCCCGCCGCCGTCATCGGGCACTCGCTGGGCGAAGTGGCCGCCGCGGTGTGCGCGGGCGCGCTGGACGTGTCGGACGCGGCCCGGGTCGTCGCCGTACGGGCCCGGCTGCTCGGCGGGCTGCGCGGCGGCGCCATGGCTGTGGTCGACCTCGAGGACGATGAACTCGACGCTCTGGAACGGGAGTTCCCCGACGTCCAGGTCGCCGTCCACTCCTCGCCCGTCCAGAAGGTCGTCACCGGCGAGGAGCCGGCGGTCGCCCGGCTGGTGCGAAGGCTGGAGCGGCAGGGGCGGGCCGCCCGCGCCATGCGGGTCGTCGGCGCCGGGCACTCGCCCCAGGTCGACCCGCTTCTGCCGGAGTTGACCGAGGCCCTGGCCGAGGTCCGGGGCGGACGGCCGCGCGTCCCGGTGTACTCCACCGTCCTGGACGACCCGCGTGGCGACGGGGTGTTCGACGCCGCCCACTGGGCCGCGAACCTGCGCCGGCCCGTGCGCCTGGACCGGGCCGTCGCGGCCGCCGCGGCCGACGGCCACACCGCCTTCGTCGAGATCTCACCCCACCCGGTCCTGACCCGGGCCGTCACCGACACCGCGCCCGGCTCCCTCGTCCTCGGCACGCTGCGCCGCGACGCCGACGACCGCACCGCGTTCCTCACGCGGGTGGGTGCCCTGTACGCCGCCGGCGGACGCCTGCCGCTGCCGTCCGGCCGTGTCATCGACCTGCCGGCACCGCGCTGGCGGCACGGGCGGCACTGGTGGACGGACGGGCGTCCGACGGCCGTGGCGGTCCCGGCGTCCGTACCGGCGGCGGTTCCGGCGGCGGTTCCGGCGGCGGTTCCGGCGGCGGTTCCGGCCGGGGAGGGGGAGACGCCGCAGGACGTCTCCGCCTTCGCCCGCCTGCGTCACGCCATCACCGCGGTCACCGGCCACCCGGCGGCCCGCATCCTGCCCACCACGACCCTGGCCGACCTCGGCCTGGACTCCCTGATGGCCGTCCGCATCCGCACCGCCCTCGAACGCGAGTTCGGGATCGAACTGCCCCTGCGCGAACTGCTCGGCGCCGGCACCGTCGGGAAGGTGGCCGATCACATCCGACGGGCGCTCGCCCCAAGGGAGGCGGACTCGCCCTTGCGACCCCTGCGCGCCGGCGGTTCGCGGGCCCCGCTCTTCCTCCTGCACGCCGCCGGCGGCACGACCGACGTCTACGGGGCGCTCACCGGACGGCTCGGGGACGACCGGCCGGTGTACGGGCTGGAGCGAATCGAAGAGGCCCGGACGGTGACCGCGAAGGCGCGCCGCTACGCCGAGGCGATCACCGCCGTCCATCCCGACGGCCCTTGCCTGCTGGGCGGTTGGTCCTTCGGCGGGTTCGTCGCCCAGGAGACCGCACGGCAACTCACCGCCGCCGGACGGGACGTGGAGCTGGTCGTGCTCCTCGACTCCGTACGGCCCCTCCCCCGGCCCGGCGTGACACCGGCCGACCGGATCCGCGCCCACTTCAGGGGCTTCGCACAGCACGTCGCCGACGCCTACGGGGTCCGGCTGGAGCTGCCGTACGACGAGCTCGTCGCGATGGACGACGACGGCGACCGTATCGACGCCGTGCTGCGGGCCCTGCGCGAGGCAGCCGACGTGCCGGCCGCCGCCCTGGAGCACCAGCGGACGTCCTACCTGGACCTCAGGATCGGCGAGGCCCATCGACCGGGGCCCTACGACGGGCGGGTGGTCCTGTACCGGGCCACCGGGCCCGCTCCGCACACCGTGCGCGACCCCGCCTACGAACGGGACGACGAGGCGCTGGGCTGGGACGAGGTGTGCCCGTGCCTGACGGTCGTCCGGGTCGCGGGCCACCATCTGTCGCTGCTCGACCCACCGCACGTCGACGAGATCGCCGCCCATCTGCGGCACGCGCTCGCCGAGCAGAGCCGCTGA
- a CDS encoding alpha/beta hydrolase: protein MSHPTTGVSRRAVTKAAAAVGLTALFGARTAPARASTRLGPRTLDVTVSSAALGRSAPVRLILPSDFDTRPGRTYPVLYLLHGAHDDYTSWTRETDIEAFTEGRELIVAIPDAGPTGIPTAWRGGPDYETFQLQEIPALLARDYRASGVRAVAGVSTGGYGAMAHAARHPGMFAAAASYSGILDTTAPGVPPIVDAIVARENLLPHSLWGNPVLNLLTWRDFNPRARAAGLRGTGLYVSSGSGVAGGTGDWLPEALESALWPSAHGFTDTLALLGIPVTTHYYTGGGHSWTYWKREFTASWPMLARALGVPE, encoded by the coding sequence ATGTCCCACCCCACCACCGGAGTGTCCCGACGGGCCGTCACCAAAGCCGCGGCGGCCGTCGGTCTGACCGCGCTGTTCGGCGCCCGGACCGCCCCGGCCCGGGCCTCGACCCGGCTCGGACCACGCACCCTGGACGTCACCGTGTCCTCCGCCGCACTCGGCCGCAGCGCACCGGTACGGCTGATCCTGCCGTCGGACTTCGACACCCGGCCCGGGCGGACCTATCCCGTCCTGTACCTGCTGCACGGCGCCCACGACGACTACACCTCCTGGACCCGGGAGACGGACATCGAGGCCTTCACCGAGGGCCGGGAGCTGATCGTGGCGATCCCGGACGCGGGCCCCACCGGCATCCCCACCGCCTGGCGCGGCGGTCCCGACTACGAGACCTTCCAGCTCCAGGAGATCCCGGCACTGCTCGCCCGGGACTACCGGGCGTCCGGCGTGCGGGCCGTCGCCGGGGTCTCCACCGGCGGCTACGGCGCGATGGCGCACGCGGCACGCCACCCGGGCATGTTCGCCGCGGCCGCCTCCTACAGCGGCATCCTCGACACCACGGCGCCGGGCGTGCCGCCGATCGTGGACGCCATCGTCGCCCGCGAGAACCTGCTGCCCCACTCCCTCTGGGGCAACCCGGTGCTGAACCTCCTCACCTGGCGCGACTTCAACCCCCGCGCACGGGCCGCCGGGCTGCGCGGCACCGGCCTGTACGTCTCCAGCGGCAGCGGTGTGGCCGGCGGGACCGGTGACTGGCTGCCCGAGGCCCTGGAGAGCGCCCTGTGGCCCTCCGCCCACGGGTTCACCGACACGCTCGCGCTGCTCGGCATCCCGGTCACCACCCACTACTACACGGGAGGAGGACACAGCTGGACCTACTGGAAGCGGGAGTTCACCGCGTCGTGGCCGATGCTCGCCCGTGCGCTGGGGGTGCCGGAGTGA
- a CDS encoding PucR family transcriptional regulator, with product MASPTPHEVPDELGAAPVPPGLAELLRAELEAVADDVEEEVRRQVPEYARPADGAYGKNLRSAVVQALTLFVDHIADPRRQAGSIAATYYELGRGEALEGRSLDALQSALRIGGLHAWRRLGRTAEELGLDSTVVAALGELSMRTVHEVAEAAAAGYAEAQLRSTDELERRRRRLLDLLLEEGPVSLEAVQGMAHGARWSVPRHVAVVALAATPEQREEDRPLAAAGALVDMESRPPRMLVPDPDGSGRFGGRAFALALRGRPAAVGPTVPLTEAAQSLRWATRALGLMGRGVLPGQGVVRCADHLSTLLLHGDEPLLARLEARVLAPLDAVSEGQRPRLAETLLAWLLCGSNVPDVATRLHVHPQTVRYRLRQLEKLFGDVLHDPGTRLDLILALRAEELRGLSDCAT from the coding sequence GTGGCTTCCCCCACCCCGCACGAGGTGCCGGACGAGCTCGGAGCCGCACCGGTGCCGCCGGGTCTGGCCGAGCTGCTGCGCGCCGAACTCGAGGCCGTCGCCGACGACGTGGAGGAGGAAGTCCGCAGACAGGTCCCCGAGTACGCGCGGCCGGCCGACGGCGCGTACGGCAAGAACCTCAGGTCCGCAGTGGTGCAGGCGCTGACCCTGTTCGTCGACCACATCGCTGACCCGCGCCGGCAGGCCGGCTCGATCGCCGCCACGTACTACGAGCTCGGGCGCGGCGAGGCGCTGGAGGGCCGCAGCCTGGACGCGCTGCAGTCGGCGCTGCGGATCGGCGGGCTGCACGCCTGGCGGCGGCTGGGCCGTACGGCGGAGGAGCTCGGGCTGGACTCCACGGTCGTGGCCGCGCTGGGCGAACTGAGCATGCGGACGGTCCACGAGGTCGCGGAGGCGGCCGCGGCCGGGTACGCGGAGGCCCAGCTGCGCAGTACGGACGAGCTGGAGCGCCGCCGCAGGCGCCTGCTCGACCTGCTCCTGGAGGAGGGGCCGGTGTCCCTGGAGGCCGTACAGGGGATGGCGCACGGCGCTCGCTGGTCGGTGCCGCGGCACGTCGCGGTCGTCGCGCTCGCGGCGACCCCGGAACAGCGGGAGGAGGACCGGCCGCTCGCCGCGGCCGGGGCGTTGGTGGACATGGAGTCCCGGCCGCCCCGGATGCTGGTGCCCGACCCGGACGGTTCGGGCCGCTTCGGCGGGCGGGCGTTCGCCCTCGCGCTGCGCGGCCGTCCGGCGGCGGTCGGCCCGACGGTGCCGCTCACCGAGGCCGCCCAGTCGCTGCGCTGGGCCACCCGGGCCCTGGGGCTGATGGGCCGCGGGGTGCTTCCCGGGCAGGGCGTGGTGCGGTGCGCCGACCATCTGTCGACCCTGCTGCTGCACGGCGACGAGCCGCTGCTCGCCCGGTTGGAGGCACGGGTCCTCGCGCCGCTCGACGCCGTCTCCGAGGGGCAGCGCCCCCGGCTCGCCGAGACGCTGCTGGCCTGGCTGCTCTGCGGCAGCAACGTGCCCGACGTCGCCACCCGGCTGCACGTCCACCCACAGACGGTCCGCTACCGCCTGCGCCAGCTGGAGAAGCTGTTCGGCGACGTGCTGCACGACCCCGGCACCCGGCTGGACCTCATCCTGGCGCTGCGCGCCGAGGAACTGCGGGGCCTGAGCGACTGTGCCACGTGA
- a CDS encoding cutinase family protein, protein MRMRLCLAVLSLLGGAGMATLTAPTASAAACSDIDVVAARGTFEPGTLGLIVGDPVYSALQKKLAGKSLSSYKVNYPADLSLTSAAQGNADLVNHVNSQAAACPNQRFVLVGYSQGANVVDNSIGISSAGAVVGSPIVATIPAALEPRVAAVLLFGNPIRALGKNVTGTYQSRTIDFCAQGDPICENGGDDVLAHLGYTANADAAAVFAAGKV, encoded by the coding sequence ATGCGTATGCGCTTGTGCCTCGCCGTGCTCTCGCTGCTCGGCGGGGCCGGAATGGCCACCCTCACGGCGCCCACGGCATCCGCCGCCGCCTGCTCGGACATCGACGTCGTGGCAGCCCGTGGCACCTTCGAACCGGGCACGCTCGGCCTGATCGTCGGCGACCCGGTGTATTCGGCCCTGCAGAAGAAACTGGCGGGCAAGAGCCTCTCCAGCTACAAGGTGAACTACCCCGCGGACCTTTCTCTCACGTCGGCCGCGCAGGGCAACGCGGATCTGGTGAACCACGTCAACAGCCAGGCGGCCGCCTGCCCGAATCAGCGATTCGTCCTCGTCGGCTATTCGCAGGGCGCGAACGTCGTCGACAACTCCATCGGCATCAGCAGCGCCGGCGCGGTGGTCGGCAGCCCCATCGTCGCCACCATCCCCGCCGCTCTCGAACCGAGGGTCGCCGCGGTGCTGCTGTTCGGCAACCCGATCCGGGCCCTCGGCAAGAACGTCACCGGCACCTACCAGAGCCGCACCATCGACTTCTGCGCCCAGGGCGACCCCATCTGCGAGAACGGCGGCGACGACGTGCTGGCGCACCTCGGCTACACCGCGAACGCCGACGCGGCGGCCGTCTTCGCCGCGGGCAAGGTCTGA
- a CDS encoding S1 family peptidase, producing MRIKRTTPTTPTSGISRRTRLTAVATGLVAAAAIAIPNASAADTATFSTAQLKSASTSVLNADVPGTAWAVDSNTNRLVVTVDSTVSKAEIAKIKEQAGSNAGALTIKHTPGQFKKLITGGDAIYGGGYRCSLGFNVHSGSTYYFLTAGHCGEVASTWYSNSGQSSTLGTNVSYSFPTNDFALVRYTNTSVAHPSSVGSQTISSAATPSVGTTVYRRGSTTGTHSGRVTALNATVNYGSGDVVYGMIQTTVCAEGGDSGGPLYSGTVAYGLTSGGSGNCTSGGTTFFQPVTEALSYYGVSVG from the coding sequence GTGAGGATCAAGCGCACCACCCCCACCACCCCCACGAGCGGCATCTCGAGACGGACCCGGCTGACCGCCGTCGCCACCGGACTCGTGGCCGCGGCCGCCATCGCGATCCCCAACGCGAGCGCGGCGGACACCGCCACCTTCAGTACCGCACAGCTCAAGAGCGCGAGCACCTCGGTGCTCAACGCGGACGTCCCGGGCACCGCCTGGGCCGTCGACAGCAACACCAACCGGCTCGTCGTCACCGTCGACAGCACGGTCTCGAAGGCCGAGATCGCGAAGATCAAGGAGCAGGCGGGCAGCAACGCCGGCGCGCTCACGATCAAGCACACCCCGGGCCAGTTCAAGAAGCTGATCACCGGCGGCGACGCCATCTACGGCGGCGGCTACCGCTGCTCGCTCGGCTTCAACGTGCACAGCGGGAGCACCTACTACTTCCTGACCGCCGGTCACTGCGGTGAGGTCGCCTCCACCTGGTACTCCAACTCGGGCCAGAGCTCGACGCTGGGCACGAACGTCAGCTACAGCTTCCCGACCAACGACTTCGCGCTGGTGCGGTACACCAACACGTCCGTCGCCCACCCGAGCTCGGTCGGCAGTCAGACGATCTCCAGCGCGGCCACCCCGAGCGTGGGCACCACGGTCTACCGCCGCGGTTCCACCACGGGTACCCACAGCGGCCGGGTCACCGCCCTGAACGCCACGGTCAACTACGGCAGCGGCGACGTCGTCTACGGCATGATCCAGACCACGGTCTGCGCCGAGGGCGGCGACAGCGGCGGCCCCCTGTACTCGGGCACCGTGGCCTACGGTCTGACCTCCGGCGGCAGCGGCAACTGCACCTCCGGCGGCACGACCTTCTTCCAGCCGGTCACCGAGGCACTGAGCTACTACGGCGTGAGCGTCGGCTGA
- a CDS encoding GTP-binding protein, translating into MPGRSDKTVPLAVKIVVSGGLGVGKTTFIGAVSEIEPLDTEAAITQVSVGVDSLEGVESKTTTTVALDFGRIRLDPTIALYLFGTPGQDRFSFLWDDLVEGALGTVVLADTRRIEECFPALDYFEAQGAPFVLAVNRFDGAERFELEEVREALGLGADIPVLECDARERGSVRDVLGALMDRVIGVRAAPRRRSAVARG; encoded by the coding sequence ATGCCCGGGCGCTCTGACAAGACCGTGCCGCTCGCCGTGAAGATCGTGGTGAGCGGGGGCCTCGGCGTCGGCAAGACCACCTTCATCGGGGCCGTCTCCGAGATCGAACCGCTCGACACGGAGGCGGCGATCACCCAGGTGTCGGTGGGCGTCGACTCGCTCGAGGGCGTGGAGTCCAAGACGACGACCACCGTCGCGCTCGACTTCGGGCGGATCAGACTCGATCCGACCATCGCGCTGTATCTGTTCGGGACGCCCGGACAGGACCGCTTCTCGTTCCTGTGGGACGACCTGGTGGAGGGCGCGCTGGGAACAGTGGTCCTCGCGGACACCCGGCGCATCGAGGAGTGTTTCCCCGCCCTCGACTACTTCGAGGCCCAGGGCGCGCCGTTCGTCCTCGCGGTGAACCGCTTCGACGGGGCCGAACGGTTCGAACTGGAGGAGGTCCGGGAGGCGTTGGGGCTCGGCGCGGACATTCCCGTGCTGGAGTGCGACGCGCGGGAGCGGGGGTCCGTTCGGGATGTACTGGGTGCCTTGATGGATCGGGTGATCGGGGTCCGGGCCGCGCCCAGGCGTCGGTCGGCGGTGGCGCGAGGGTGA